From a region of the Pseudoxanthomonas sp. X-1 genome:
- a CDS encoding TonB-dependent receptor, with product MTCKKSLLSVAILTSLSFAAQAQQTDSSQTATDLDTVKVVGIRGSLEQSLNTKRDASSHVEAVSAEDIGKLPAKNVADTLRELPGVNIASSSASEGAFDEADRVSLRGTSPSLTQTTLNGHGIATGDWFVLSQVQTVGRSVSYSLLPSEIVDQVVVHKSSEAKLVEGGAAGSVDIITRKPLNFDKPLTLEGSFGAVYSDLPGDTKPQFSGLLNWKNDADTFGILVQPFYEKRSLRRDGQEVVGGYGTATVGGQSVLYPNLIGATLFTQERERQGGTVDLQFKASDDLTFDLNGFYSKMKADNYNRNFMIWGSQFVGAQTPDSYTINNGVLTSASYTPNGTTPYGVYDMISRPGAESSTNYVALNADWHVNDSVRVKFEAGSSHGVGKSPHQNVLETGISPTGGTVGWQMHGIGSVIDASLGTGNTPTTQVPSAGWIFGDQGIEVKDKENWFAADSSWTNTEGVFSSLDFGVRYTEHERHNDFDIGQGPLNGMPPLSALPTTGGSYPSDFGDGIGGNLPSGIWYYTPSQLAAINAAYANRDPVTRFNWQNVYGVKENNGAVYLQGNFEGERWSGNIGVRYVSTSSTVRYNQGVAATIPGAITGSAFGAYLPIEAKNDYNKLLPSANFKFDFSDDLVGRVAASKTLTRPDYSALAGSLSLDDLTHTGSGGNPYLKPLVSTNFDLSLEWYFMPRGLLAASAFYMKMKDYIDVGGSQTIQYKDQQASFDQGTDVYANYQVTVPVNTDAKVKGVELTYQQPIGEHFGTSINYTYTDGDTDTGTPMFGTSKNTYNVAGYFENDVFSARVSWSYRDSFYAGASRATPFYQDDFGTLSASLGWKFNDHLSLSLDGLNLNNPKAKYYTDSTVGFLPYAVYSNGRQYYLNLRAKF from the coding sequence ATGACCTGCAAGAAATCCCTCCTCAGCGTGGCCATCCTGACGAGCCTGAGCTTCGCCGCCCAGGCCCAGCAGACCGACAGCAGCCAGACCGCCACCGACCTGGACACCGTCAAGGTCGTCGGCATCCGCGGCAGCCTGGAGCAATCGCTCAACACCAAGCGCGACGCCAGCTCGCACGTGGAAGCCGTCAGCGCCGAGGACATCGGCAAGCTGCCCGCCAAGAACGTGGCCGACACGCTGCGCGAACTGCCGGGCGTGAACATCGCCTCGTCCTCCGCCAGCGAAGGCGCGTTCGACGAAGCCGACCGCGTGTCCCTGCGCGGCACCAGCCCCAGCCTGACCCAGACCACCCTCAACGGCCACGGCATCGCCACCGGCGACTGGTTCGTGCTCTCGCAGGTGCAGACCGTGGGCCGCAGCGTCAGCTATTCGCTGCTGCCCTCGGAGATCGTGGACCAGGTCGTGGTGCACAAGTCCTCCGAGGCCAAGCTGGTCGAAGGCGGCGCCGCCGGCTCGGTCGACATCATCACCCGCAAGCCGCTGAACTTCGACAAGCCGCTGACCCTGGAAGGCTCCTTCGGCGCGGTCTACTCCGACCTGCCGGGCGACACCAAGCCGCAGTTCAGCGGCCTGCTCAACTGGAAGAACGACGCCGACACCTTCGGCATCCTGGTCCAGCCGTTCTACGAGAAGCGCAGCCTGCGCCGCGATGGCCAGGAAGTGGTCGGCGGCTACGGCACCGCCACGGTCGGCGGCCAGAGCGTGCTGTATCCCAACCTGATCGGCGCCACGCTGTTCACCCAGGAGCGCGAGCGCCAGGGCGGCACGGTCGACCTGCAGTTCAAGGCCTCCGACGACCTGACCTTCGACCTCAACGGCTTCTACTCGAAGATGAAGGCGGACAACTACAACCGCAACTTCATGATCTGGGGCAGCCAGTTCGTCGGCGCCCAGACGCCGGACAGCTACACCATCAACAACGGCGTGCTGACCAGCGCCAGCTACACTCCCAACGGCACCACCCCGTACGGCGTGTACGACATGATCTCGCGCCCGGGCGCCGAGTCCTCGACCAACTACGTCGCGCTCAACGCCGACTGGCACGTCAACGACAGCGTGCGGGTGAAGTTCGAGGCCGGCAGCAGCCACGGCGTGGGCAAGAGCCCGCACCAGAACGTGCTGGAGACCGGCATCTCGCCCACCGGCGGCACCGTCGGCTGGCAGATGCACGGCATCGGCAGCGTCATCGACGCCTCGCTGGGCACCGGCAACACGCCGACCACCCAGGTCCCCTCGGCCGGCTGGATCTTCGGCGACCAGGGCATCGAGGTGAAGGACAAGGAGAACTGGTTCGCCGCCGACAGCAGCTGGACCAACACCGAAGGCGTGTTCAGCTCGCTGGACTTCGGCGTGCGCTACACCGAGCACGAGCGCCACAACGACTTCGACATCGGCCAGGGCCCGCTCAACGGCATGCCGCCGCTGTCGGCGCTGCCGACCACCGGCGGCTCCTACCCGAGCGACTTCGGCGACGGCATCGGAGGCAACCTGCCGAGCGGCATCTGGTACTACACGCCCAGCCAGCTGGCCGCGATCAACGCCGCCTACGCCAACCGCGACCCGGTGACGCGCTTCAACTGGCAGAACGTCTACGGCGTGAAGGAAAACAACGGCGCGGTCTACCTGCAGGGCAACTTCGAGGGCGAGCGCTGGAGCGGCAACATCGGCGTGCGCTACGTCAGCACCTCCAGCACGGTCCGCTACAACCAGGGCGTGGCCGCCACCATCCCAGGCGCGATCACCGGCTCGGCCTTCGGCGCCTACCTGCCGATCGAGGCCAAGAACGACTACAACAAGCTGCTGCCCAGCGCGAACTTCAAGTTCGACTTCAGCGACGACCTGGTCGGCCGCGTGGCCGCGTCCAAGACCCTGACCCGCCCCGACTACTCGGCGCTGGCCGGCTCGCTGTCGCTGGATGACCTGACCCACACCGGCAGCGGCGGCAACCCCTACCTCAAGCCGCTGGTGTCGACCAACTTCGACCTGTCCCTGGAGTGGTACTTCATGCCGCGCGGCCTGCTGGCCGCCAGCGCCTTCTACATGAAGATGAAGGACTACATCGACGTGGGCGGCTCGCAGACCATCCAGTACAAGGACCAGCAGGCCAGCTTCGACCAGGGCACCGACGTCTACGCCAACTACCAGGTCACCGTGCCGGTCAACACCGACGCCAAGGTCAAGGGCGTGGAGCTGACCTACCAGCAGCCGATCGGCGAGCACTTCGGTACCAGCATCAACTACACCTACACCGATGGCGACACCGACACCGGCACGCCGATGTTCGGCACCTCGAAGAACACCTACAACGTGGCCGGCTACTTCGAGAACGACGTCTTCAGCGCGCGCGTGTCCTGGAGCTACCGCGACAGCTTCTACGCCGGCGCCAGCCGCGCCACGCCGTTCTACCAGGACGACTTCGGCACGCTGTCGGCCTCGCTGGGCTGGAAGTTCAACGACCACCTCTCGCTGAGCCTGGACGGCCTGAACCTCAACAACCCCAAGGCCAAGTACTACACCGACAGCACGGTGGGCTTCCTGCCGTACGCGGTGTACTCCAACGGGCGCCAGTACTACCTCAACCTGCGCGCCAAGTTCTGA
- a CDS encoding glucokinase, which translates to MNGVSPFIAADVGGTHVRLGLVRPTGHDLQPVEILSYRKYACADYGGLAEIISDFLDGLDGPRVRRGVIASAGFPLEDGTVITANLPWRLSPREIQGTLGLEDLRLVNDFEAVAYAAALVGDQEVLRLTGPATVSERGPTLVLGPGTGLGGAVWIPTGRSATVLATEAGQAALSVGTELEMRLLAQMLKKQPHVPVEHALSGPGLLNLYRTLCEVRGVAPEHFAPNAVTAAAGHDPLAREALEVFCGLLGSTVGDMALLYGITGGVYLAGGILPRIREFLLQSSFVERFLNKGPMRAALERIPVRLVEHGQLGVLGAANWYLDQTQQPH; encoded by the coding sequence GTGAACGGCGTTTCGCCCTTCATCGCCGCCGACGTGGGCGGCACGCACGTGCGCCTGGGCCTGGTCCGCCCGACCGGACACGACCTGCAGCCGGTGGAGATCCTCAGCTACCGCAAGTACGCCTGCGCCGATTACGGCGGGCTGGCCGAGATCATCAGCGACTTCCTCGACGGCCTGGACGGCCCGCGCGTGCGCCGGGGCGTGATCGCCAGCGCCGGCTTCCCGCTGGAGGACGGCACGGTGATCACCGCCAACCTGCCCTGGCGCCTGTCCCCGCGCGAGATCCAGGGCACGCTGGGCCTGGAAGACCTGCGCCTGGTCAACGACTTCGAGGCCGTGGCCTACGCCGCCGCCCTGGTCGGCGACCAGGAAGTGCTGCGCCTGACCGGCCCGGCCACCGTGTCGGAACGCGGGCCGACGCTGGTGCTCGGGCCCGGCACCGGCCTGGGCGGCGCGGTGTGGATCCCGACCGGCCGCAGCGCCACCGTGCTGGCCACCGAGGCCGGCCAGGCCGCGCTGAGCGTGGGCACCGAGCTGGAGATGCGCCTGCTGGCGCAGATGCTGAAGAAGCAGCCGCACGTGCCGGTCGAACATGCCCTCTCCGGCCCCGGCCTGCTCAACCTCTACCGCACGCTGTGCGAGGTGCGCGGCGTGGCGCCCGAGCACTTCGCCCCCAACGCGGTGACCGCCGCGGCCGGCCACGACCCGCTGGCGCGCGAGGCGCTGGAGGTGTTCTGCGGCCTGCTGGGCAGCACGGTGGGCGACATGGCCCTGCTGTACGGCATCACCGGCGGCGTGTACCTGGCCGGCGGCATCCTGCCGCGCATCCGCGAGTTCCTGCTGCAGAGCAGCTTCGTCGAACGCTTCCTCAACAAGGGGCCGATGCGAGCCGCGCTGGAGCGCATTCCCGTGCGACTGGTCGAGCACGGGCAGCTGGGCGTCCTGGGCGCCGCCAACTGGTACCTCGACCAGACACAACAACCGCACTGA
- a CDS encoding GntR family transcriptional regulator encodes MRAIALDAEAPTPLYLQLTTQLIDAIRGEQWKPGEALPAERVLCAQLKVSRVTLRQAMDALVEQGLVVRRQGAGTFVTSQIPHPLSGLTSFSETLRMKGYQPGSRWLERRVRPALGEEILRLGLSPDAQVSSLTRLRSADERVMAYEHTIVPERVLPDPLAMGDSLYAYLDAQGTPVVRALQYFRAVNLSAAMAQHLGMAQGEAILHVVRVGYGRDASAIELSHTYCHNDFYDFVAELRR; translated from the coding sequence TTGCGCGCGATCGCGCTGGACGCCGAGGCGCCCACGCCGCTGTACCTGCAGCTCACCACCCAGCTGATCGATGCGATCCGCGGCGAGCAGTGGAAGCCTGGCGAAGCGCTGCCCGCCGAGCGCGTGCTGTGCGCGCAGCTGAAGGTCTCGCGCGTCACCCTGCGCCAGGCCATGGATGCGCTGGTCGAGCAGGGCCTGGTCGTTCGCCGGCAGGGCGCCGGGACCTTCGTCACCTCGCAGATCCCCCATCCGCTCAGCGGCCTGACCAGCTTCAGCGAAACCCTGCGGATGAAGGGCTACCAGCCTGGCAGCCGTTGGCTGGAGCGCCGCGTGCGCCCGGCGCTGGGCGAGGAGATCCTGCGCCTGGGGCTGTCGCCGGATGCGCAGGTGTCCTCGCTCACCCGCCTGCGCAGCGCCGACGAGCGGGTCATGGCCTACGAACACACGATCGTGCCGGAGCGGGTGCTGCCCGATCCGCTGGCCATGGGCGACTCGCTCTACGCCTACCTGGACGCGCAGGGCACGCCGGTCGTGCGCGCGCTGCAGTACTTCCGCGCGGTCAACCTGAGCGCGGCGATGGCGCAGCACCTGGGCATGGCGCAGGGCGAGGCCATCCTGCACGTGGTGCGGGTCGGCTACGGCCGCGACGCGAGCGCGATCGAGCTGAGCCACACCTATTGCCACAACGATTTCTACGATTTCGTCGCCGAATTGCGACGTTGA
- a CDS encoding sugar MFS transporter translates to MSSDQSKRFATSLAITGLLFFIMGFFTWINGPLITFVKLAFDLDEVKAFLVVFVFYISYFLLALPAAAVLKLTGMKKGLALSLGLMAMGAAMFGQFSTHRWYAGALSGLFVIGGGLAMLQTAVNPYISILGPIETAARRIALMGICNKVAGILAPIVIGSLVLHGVGDIATQVAAADPATKEQLLDAFAAKIHGPYLAMAGVLVVVALGILFSPLPELRGSEANAEVAARSGVARGSIFQFPHLLLGVLCLFCYVGVEVLAGDAIGTYGNGFGLPLDETKFFTSFTLGAMLLGYLAGLVAIPRLLSQQAYLAMSAVLGVVFALGALLTHGYVSVAFVAALGFANAMMWPAIFPLAIRGLGRFTETGSALLVMGIAGGAVLSQGFAILKQHADFQVVFAALAVPCYLYILFFAVRGYRVGHGAGSR, encoded by the coding sequence ATGTCGTCCGACCAGAGCAAACGCTTCGCCACTTCGCTGGCCATCACCGGCCTGCTGTTCTTCATCATGGGGTTCTTCACCTGGATCAACGGCCCGCTGATCACCTTCGTCAAGCTGGCCTTCGACCTGGATGAGGTCAAGGCGTTCCTGGTGGTGTTCGTCTTCTACATCTCCTACTTCCTGCTGGCGCTGCCGGCCGCGGCGGTGCTCAAGCTCACCGGCATGAAGAAGGGCCTGGCGCTGAGCCTCGGGCTGATGGCGATGGGCGCGGCGATGTTCGGCCAGTTCTCCACCCATCGCTGGTACGCCGGCGCGCTGTCGGGGCTGTTCGTGATCGGCGGCGGCCTGGCCATGCTGCAGACGGCGGTCAATCCCTACATCTCCATCCTGGGGCCGATCGAGACCGCCGCGCGCCGCATCGCGCTGATGGGCATCTGCAACAAGGTGGCCGGCATCCTGGCGCCGATCGTGATCGGCTCGCTGGTGCTGCATGGCGTGGGCGACATCGCCACCCAGGTGGCCGCCGCCGACCCGGCCACCAAGGAGCAGCTGCTCGATGCGTTCGCCGCCAAGATCCACGGCCCGTACCTGGCCATGGCCGGAGTGCTGGTGGTGGTGGCGCTGGGCATCCTGTTCTCGCCGCTGCCCGAACTGCGCGGCAGCGAGGCCAACGCCGAGGTCGCCGCCAGGAGCGGCGTGGCGCGCGGCAGCATCTTCCAGTTCCCGCACCTGCTGCTGGGCGTGCTGTGCCTGTTCTGCTACGTCGGCGTGGAAGTGCTCGCCGGCGATGCCATCGGCACCTACGGCAACGGCTTCGGCCTGCCGCTGGACGAGACCAAGTTCTTCACCTCCTTCACCCTGGGCGCGATGCTCCTGGGTTACCTGGCCGGGCTGGTGGCGATCCCGCGCCTGCTCTCGCAGCAGGCCTATCTGGCGATGTCGGCGGTGCTCGGCGTGGTGTTCGCGCTGGGCGCGCTGCTGACCCACGGCTACGTGTCGGTGGCCTTCGTGGCCGCGCTGGGCTTCGCCAACGCGATGATGTGGCCGGCGATCTTCCCGCTGGCGATCAGGGGCCTGGGTCGCTTCACCGAGACCGGTTCGGCGCTGCTGGTGATGGGCATCGCCGGCGGCGCGGTGCTCTCGCAGGGCTTCGCCATCCTCAAGCAACATGCCGATTTCCAGGTGGTGTTCGCGGCCCTGGCCGTGCCCTGCTACCTGTACATCCTGTTCTTCGCCGTGCGCGGCTACCGTGTCGGCCACGGCGCAGGATCGCGCTGA
- a CDS encoding LacI family DNA-binding transcriptional regulator: protein MRRPTIKDVAERAKVSLKTVSRVINNEPSVMQATRQRVLRAIAELDYEPDPSARNLRSGTPFVIGLVYDNPNPYHIIGVQNGVLAACRETGFGLQIQPCDSTSPLLAEELAEFVQRSRLAGLVLTAPMSERPELIAALTARGVQLVRIIAATEDPGEGPPCVYVDDRDAAYEITEHLIQLGHQRIGFLMGGPAHRSSTERYAGYEQALKDYGITLDKHLVVPGDYTFDDGFRGARRLLALREPPTAIFGSNDEIAAGVLAAAKSAGMNVPYDLSIAGFEDSPFSKQSWPALTTAKQATEDIAKHAARLLIARLRQDAYDDAPIAMHNQGFTPQLVVRGSTAPMRPSRAESKT from the coding sequence ATGCGCCGCCCCACCATCAAGGATGTCGCCGAGCGGGCCAAGGTCTCGCTCAAGACGGTCTCGCGCGTGATCAACAACGAGCCCTCGGTCATGCAGGCCACGCGCCAGCGCGTGCTGCGCGCCATCGCCGAACTGGACTACGAACCGGACCCGTCCGCGCGCAATCTGCGCAGCGGCACGCCGTTCGTGATCGGCCTGGTCTACGACAACCCCAACCCGTACCACATCATCGGCGTGCAGAACGGCGTGCTGGCGGCGTGCCGCGAGACCGGGTTCGGCCTGCAGATCCAGCCCTGCGATTCGACCTCGCCGCTGCTGGCCGAGGAGCTGGCCGAGTTCGTGCAGCGCTCGCGCCTGGCCGGACTGGTGCTGACCGCGCCGATGTCCGAACGGCCCGAGCTGATCGCCGCGCTCACCGCGCGCGGGGTGCAGCTGGTGCGCATCATCGCCGCCACCGAGGACCCGGGCGAGGGCCCGCCGTGCGTCTACGTGGACGACCGCGACGCGGCCTACGAGATCACCGAGCACCTGATCCAGCTGGGCCACCAGCGCATCGGCTTCCTGATGGGCGGGCCGGCGCACCGCTCCTCCACCGAGCGCTACGCCGGTTACGAGCAGGCGCTGAAGGACTACGGCATCACCCTGGACAAGCACCTGGTGGTGCCGGGCGACTACACCTTCGACGACGGCTTCCGCGGCGCGCGCCGCCTGCTGGCGCTGCGCGAGCCGCCCACGGCGATCTTCGGCTCCAACGACGAGATCGCCGCCGGCGTGCTGGCCGCGGCCAAGTCGGCCGGCATGAACGTGCCCTACGACCTGTCCATCGCCGGCTTCGAGGACAGCCCGTTCTCCAAGCAGTCCTGGCCGGCGCTGACCACCGCCAAGCAGGCCACCGAGGACATCGCCAAGCACGCCGCGCGCCTGCTGATCGCGCGCCTGCGCCAGGACGCCTACGACGACGCTCCCATCGCCATGCACAACCAGGGCTTCACCCCGCAGCTGGTCGTGCGCGGTTCCACCGCTCCCATGCGCCCCTCGCGGGCCGAGTCCAAGACCTGA
- a CDS encoding SIS domain-containing protein, whose product MTSDVPLPAPADTLMYNEAASTAQVVATQFARNHDTVVALARSLRENPPPFVATCARGSSDHAATFGKYLFETQLGVVTASASPSIGSVYGAPLKLAGALFIVISQSGKSPDLLRNAEAAKAAGARVVALVNVEDSPLAQLAEVVIPLCAGPEKSVAATKSYLASLAALLQLAAHWSQDAALLAALDALPGALRQAWEADWSGVSEGLVDAHNLFVLGRGLGLGAAQEAALKFKETCGLHAEGYSSAEVKHGPMALVGPGFPVLCFAQPDGTEAGMLTLAREFRARGAQVWVAATHDGDLPLVDVPHPACAPLLTIQSFYKAINALALARGHNPDVPPHLNKVTETV is encoded by the coding sequence ATGACGTCCGACGTTCCGCTGCCGGCTCCCGCCGACACCCTGATGTACAACGAAGCCGCCTCCACCGCGCAGGTGGTCGCCACCCAGTTCGCCCGCAACCACGACACCGTGGTGGCGCTGGCGCGGTCGCTGCGCGAGAACCCGCCGCCGTTCGTGGCGACCTGCGCGCGCGGCAGTTCGGATCACGCCGCGACCTTCGGCAAGTACCTGTTCGAGACCCAGCTGGGGGTGGTCACCGCCTCGGCCTCGCCCTCGATCGGCTCGGTCTACGGCGCGCCGCTGAAGCTGGCCGGCGCGCTGTTCATCGTGATCTCCCAGTCCGGCAAGAGCCCGGATCTGCTGCGCAACGCCGAGGCGGCCAAGGCGGCCGGCGCGCGCGTGGTGGCGCTGGTCAACGTGGAGGATTCGCCGCTGGCGCAGCTGGCCGAGGTGGTGATCCCGCTGTGCGCCGGCCCGGAGAAATCCGTCGCCGCGACCAAGAGCTACCTGGCCTCGCTGGCCGCGCTGCTGCAGCTGGCCGCGCACTGGTCGCAGGACGCGGCGCTGCTGGCCGCGCTCGATGCGCTGCCCGGCGCGCTGCGCCAGGCGTGGGAAGCGGACTGGTCCGGCGTCAGCGAAGGCCTGGTCGACGCGCACAACCTGTTCGTGCTCGGCCGCGGCCTCGGCCTGGGCGCGGCGCAGGAGGCGGCGCTGAAGTTCAAGGAGACCTGCGGCCTGCACGCCGAAGGTTACAGCTCGGCCGAGGTCAAGCATGGGCCGATGGCGCTGGTCGGGCCGGGCTTCCCGGTGCTGTGCTTCGCCCAGCCCGACGGTACCGAGGCCGGCATGCTGACGCTGGCCAGGGAGTTCCGCGCCCGCGGCGCGCAGGTGTGGGTGGCCGCCACGCACGACGGCGACCTGCCGCTGGTGGATGTGCCGCATCCGGCGTGCGCGCCGCTGCTGACCATCCAGAGCTTCTACAAGGCGATCAACGCCCTGGCCCTGGCGCGCGGCCACAACCCCGACGTGCCGCCGCATCTGAACAAGGTCACCGAAACCGTATGA
- the nagA gene encoding N-acetylglucosamine-6-phosphate deacetylase, giving the protein MSIFALVNARVFAAQGLIEDGAVVVRDGRIAAITDRAGAKAFTEDLRDLGGAWLAPGFIDIQVNGGGGVLFNNTPTAEGIDRIGRAHRKYGTTAFLPTLISDRAEVMDAAIAATRQAIADGVDGVLGIHLEGPYLAPARKGTHDAQQFRVPGDDEIAMATALDNGLTLMTVAPEAIGPERIAALVARGAIVVAGHTAASYEQARAGLDAGLRGFTHLYNAMSPLQGREPGAVGAALEDPHSWCGMIVDGVHVHPASLRVALAAKPRGKLVLVTDAMPMVGDARPSFDLYGETITAVDGVVRNAAGSLAGSALDMASAVRNAVHLLGLPLEEALRMATLYPAQFLRLEHERGAIAEGLRADLVALDDDLHVVQTWIGGKPPR; this is encoded by the coding sequence ATGAGCATCTTTGCCCTGGTCAACGCGCGGGTGTTCGCCGCGCAGGGCCTGATCGAGGACGGCGCCGTGGTGGTGCGCGACGGCCGCATCGCCGCGATCACCGACCGCGCCGGCGCCAAGGCCTTCACCGAGGATCTGCGCGACCTCGGTGGCGCCTGGCTGGCGCCGGGTTTCATCGACATCCAGGTCAACGGCGGCGGCGGCGTGCTGTTCAACAACACGCCCACGGCCGAAGGCATCGACCGCATCGGCCGCGCGCATCGCAAGTACGGCACCACCGCGTTCCTGCCGACCCTGATCAGCGACCGCGCCGAGGTCATGGACGCGGCCATCGCCGCCACGCGCCAGGCCATCGCCGACGGCGTGGACGGCGTGCTGGGCATCCACCTGGAAGGGCCGTACCTGGCGCCGGCGCGCAAGGGCACGCACGACGCGCAGCAGTTCCGCGTGCCCGGCGACGACGAGATCGCCATGGCCACCGCGCTGGACAACGGCCTGACCCTGATGACCGTGGCGCCGGAGGCCATCGGCCCCGAACGCATCGCCGCGCTCGTCGCGCGCGGGGCGATCGTGGTCGCCGGCCACACCGCGGCCAGCTACGAGCAGGCCCGCGCCGGGCTGGATGCCGGCCTGCGCGGCTTCACCCACCTCTACAACGCGATGAGCCCGCTGCAGGGCCGCGAGCCCGGCGCGGTCGGCGCGGCGCTCGAGGATCCGCACAGCTGGTGCGGGATGATCGTCGATGGCGTGCATGTGCACCCGGCCTCGCTGCGCGTGGCGCTGGCGGCCAAGCCGCGCGGCAAGCTGGTGCTGGTCACCGACGCCATGCCGATGGTCGGCGACGCGCGTCCCAGCTTCGACCTCTATGGCGAGACCATCACCGCCGTCGATGGCGTGGTGCGCAACGCGGCCGGCTCGCTGGCCGGCTCGGCGCTGGACATGGCCAGCGCGGTGCGCAACGCCGTGCATCTGCTCGGCCTGCCGCTGGAGGAGGCGCTGCGCATGGCGACGCTGTATCCGGCGCAGTTCCTGCGGCTGGAGCACGAGCGCGGCGCGATCGCCGAAGGCCTGCGCGCCGACCTGGTCGCGCTGGACGACGACCTGCACGTGGTCCAGACCTGGATTGGCGGGAAACCCCCACGCTGA
- a CDS encoding heparan-alpha-glucosaminide N-acetyltransferase domain-containing protein — protein sequence MNSLPARRFASVDALRGLTVALMLLVNDPGDWAHVYAPLLHSEWNGCTPTDLVFPFFLFIVGVSIALGIVPRIEAGADPAPIRRSIAVRALRIVGIGLAINLLAWWLLDKPHFRPWGVLQRIGICFFVVGWLATSARSRAWLGPLAAVLLLGYWALLAFGGGYAPWINLASRVDTALLGPLVYELDPATGRGHDPEGLLSTLPSLATVLLGLHAGGWLRRGRTHRLLPGALAGLMIGWLWSAVLPWNKNLWTPSFVLWTAGWAMAVLWLFHQLIDRHGWPALGRSLGLNAITVYAGSALMFLLLYAVEAWEAIYRVGFADWMTPRFGPYVPSLAFGLAFTGLWWGIAKLMERRGIVIKV from the coding sequence ATGAACAGCCTCCCCGCGCGCCGTTTTGCCTCCGTCGATGCCCTGCGCGGGCTGACGGTGGCGTTGATGCTGCTGGTCAACGATCCGGGCGACTGGGCGCACGTGTACGCCCCGCTGCTGCATTCGGAGTGGAACGGCTGCACGCCGACCGATCTGGTGTTTCCGTTCTTCCTGTTCATCGTCGGCGTGTCGATCGCGCTGGGGATCGTGCCGCGCATCGAGGCCGGCGCCGACCCCGCGCCGATCCGCCGCAGCATCGCGGTGCGCGCGCTGCGCATCGTCGGCATCGGCCTTGCGATCAACCTGCTGGCCTGGTGGCTGCTGGACAAGCCGCACTTCCGCCCCTGGGGGGTGCTGCAGCGGATCGGGATCTGCTTCTTCGTGGTCGGCTGGCTGGCCACCTCTGCCCGGTCGCGCGCCTGGCTGGGGCCGCTGGCGGCGGTCCTGCTGCTGGGCTACTGGGCTTTGCTGGCCTTCGGCGGCGGCTATGCGCCGTGGATCAATCTGGCCAGCCGCGTGGATACCGCGCTGCTGGGGCCGCTGGTGTACGAGCTCGACCCGGCCACCGGCCGCGGCCACGACCCCGAGGGCCTGCTGTCCACGCTGCCGTCGCTGGCGACCGTCCTGCTGGGCCTGCATGCCGGCGGCTGGCTGCGCCGTGGGCGCACCCATCGCCTGCTGCCCGGGGCCCTGGCCGGGCTGATGATCGGCTGGCTGTGGTCGGCGGTGCTGCCCTGGAACAAGAACCTGTGGACGCCTTCGTTCGTGCTGTGGACGGCGGGCTGGGCGATGGCCGTGCTGTGGCTGTTCCACCAGCTCATCGACCGCCACGGCTGGCCGGCGCTGGGCCGGTCGCTGGGTCTCAACGCGATCACGGTCTATGCGGGGTCGGCGCTGATGTTCCTGCTGCTGTACGCGGTGGAGGCGTGGGAGGCGATCTATCGGGTGGGGTTCGCGGACTGGATGACGCCGAGGTTCGGGCCGTACGTGCCATCGCTCGCCTTCGGCCTGGCGTTCACCGGGCTGTGGTGGGGCATCGCGAAGCTGATGGAGCGGCGCGGGATCGTGATTAAGGTCTAG